Proteins encoded by one window of Mus musculus strain C57BL/6J chromosome 10, GRCm38.p6 C57BL/6J:
- the Apon gene encoding apolipoprotein N precursor, whose translation MIQAALLLGCILLSPVTAFPWKTQNGSLPAVTRTEPTSNVLPNKIPPPTPITCRDLLYTVLPAAPLSEFLSLLALRVVLENIGCPAEAYSLQLRISEMGGKDSAETLVLQSQKSSQEEGIGNNEVILRHLVPSPGDMRRVRRSVTLPEACTYEPGWVLYDMAQVLLETANKLPPIDLVREFKASVVNVTQHCTMESWESMNEVARRLMSSPELKDAKIPVEDRVYLVAQLAVVLKRIFVNLVWEYFQTYFG comes from the coding sequence ATGATCCAGGCTGCATTGCTTCTTGGCTGTATCTTACTGTCCCCGGTGACCGCCTTTCCGTGGAAGACGCAGAATGGCAGCCTGCCAGCCGTCACAAGAACTGAACCCACATCAAATGTGCTCCCCAACAAGATTCCTCCTCCAACCCCCATTACCTGTCGGGACCTCTTGTACACGGTGCTCCCCGCTGCTCCTCTGTCTGAGTTCTTGTCCCTCTTAGCCCTGAGAGTTGTCCTGGAAAACATTGGCTGCCCTGCCGAGGCCTACAGTCTGCAGCTTCGGATCAGTGAAATGGGAGGAAAAGACAGCGCGGAAACCCTGGTCCTCCAGAGTCAAAAGAGTAGCCAGGAGGAAGGGATCGGCAACAATGAAGTCATTCTGAGGCATCTGGTGCCATCCCCTGGGGATATGAGGAGGGTCCGGCGCTCAGTTACCCTGCCTGAGGCGTGCACCTATGAACCCGGGTGGGTGTTGTACGATATGGCCCAGGTGCTGCTGGAGACGGCGAACAAGCTCCCTCCTATTGACCTAGTAAGAGAGTTCAAGGCCTCTGTAGTCAATGTCACCCAGCACTGTACCATGGAGTCTTGGGAAAGTATGAATGAAGTAGCCAGGAGGCTGATGAGTAGCCCAGAACTTAAAGACGCCAAGATTCCCGTTGAAGATCGAGTATACCTCGTTGCTCAGCTTGCAGTCGTTTTAAAGCGTATTTTTGTGAACCTTGTGTGGGAATATTTTCAGACCTATTTTGGATAG
- the Apof gene encoding apolipoprotein F precursor, with product MHSLRLILMSIQLLCYLLLCPVDATSHGEATSVSTVLPPSKLGYQMQTSDKPLSCQMLLPKSLPGFTYMPPVSKFLVGLALRNALEAAGCQAEVWALQLQLYRLGGVEATQALIHHLQELQKSGHTDREVSVDALSSALQLLAWEQPGPKRAKRSISNTDCDNDQEQSVHNVVDLLPAVGTYYNLGTALYYAIKNCSDKAKERGRDGAIDLGYDLLMAMVGASGGPAGAVITAALKPAMKAGVQRLIQYYYDEKEVTTPQPEVTTHQPETGKDATTDIGVVEEIAMSNFVSEVESTTSNWEWPLLKNYGVLAYKR from the coding sequence ATGCATAGCCTCCGACTCATCCTGATGTCAATCCAGCTGCTTTGCTATCTCCTGCTGTGTCCTGTGGATGCCACTTCACACGGAGAGGCAACCAGTGTCTCTACGGTGCTCCCTCCCTCGAAGTTGGGATACCAGATGCAGACCTCAGACAAGCCCTTGTCCTGCCAGATGCTGCTCCCCAAGTCCCTGCCTGGCTTCACTTACATGCCCCCTGTCTCCAAATTCCTGGTAGGCCTGGCTCTAAGGAATGCTCTGGAGGCAGCTGGCTGCCAGGCTGAGGTCTGGGCTCTTCAGCTTCAGCTTTAccgattaggaggtgtggaggCTACACAAGCCCTCATCCACCATCTCCAGGAGCTCCAGAAGAGTGGACACACAGACCGGGAAGTGTCTGTGGATGCCCTGTCCTCTGCTCTGCAGCTCTTAGCCTGGGAGCAGCCAGGTCCAAAGAGGGCCAAACGTTCGATTTCCAACACAGACTGCGACAATGATCAGGAACAGAGTGTCCACAATGTGGTTGACCTACTACCAGCAGTAGGCACCTACTACAACCTAGGCACAGCTTTGTATTACGCCATTAAGAACTGCTCTGACAAGGCCAAGGAACGAGGTCGAGATGGGGCCATAGATCTGGGTTATGATCTCTTGATGGCCATGGTAGGCGCGTCAGGGGGCCCAGCTGGTGCGGTGATCACGGCTGCTCTTAAGCCAGCGATGAAGGCTGGGGTTCAGCGGCTGATCCAGTATTATTATGATGAGAAAGAGGTGACCACCCCTCAGCCAGAGGTGACCACCCATCAGCCAGAGACCGGAAAGGATGCCACCACAGATATCGGTGTTGTGGAAGAAATAGCCATGTCTAATTTTGTGTCAGAAGTTGAAAGTACAACTTCTAACTGGGAGTGGCCTTTATTAAAGAACTATGGTGTCTTGGCGTACAAGAGATAG